Below is a window of Haloglycomyces albus DSM 45210 DNA.
CAGCGTCAACGGCACCACCATGACCTCCCACCAACCCCTCATGAACCTCATCCGACACGAATGCGGCTTCGACGGATTCAATGTGTCGGACTGGACCGCCGCCCGCGACGCCGAACACAACATCGAAGCCGGACTCGACCTCGCCATGCCCGGCCCCAACACCCCCTACAACCAACACCTCGCCACCGAAATACGAGCCGGAAACATCGACATCAATCACCTCGACACCGCAGTACGACACGTCCTCACCCTCGCCGCACGAGTCGGAGCACTCGACGGAACCAACACCACCACACCACCCGAAATCCCCCAACCCGAAACCTTCCTCCGCAGCATCGCTCGCCAATCGTTCGTCCTCGCCCGCAACGACAACAACACCCTCCCCCTCAACAGAAACGACCCCGGAAAAATCGCCCTCATCGGCCCCGCCGCCCGTGAAGCACGCGTCCTCGGAGGAGGATCAGCCACCGTATTCCCCACCCACATCGTCAGCCCACTCGACGGACTCACCCACGCCCTCGGCGACAACACCATCGACTACCACCAAGGCGTCGACCTCACCGAAGAACTCAGCCCAGCATCAGAAGGCGCAGAACTCACCGTCACCGCCGTCGCCAAAGACGGACACCGCTCCACACCCGAACCCATCCCCGACGGAGACGTCCGCTGGACGGGACACATCCCCGGAAACATGGACAACACCACCTTCGACCACGCCGTCATCAACGGCACCATCACCGCCACCACCAGCGGAACACACGAATTCGGCACCCGAGGTATCGGAAAACTCAGCCTCACCGTCGCCGGAAAAACCCTCTACAACGGCGACTACCAACCCGACATCAGCGACCCCCTCGAAAGCCTCTTCGGCCCCGCCGTCCCACGCGGCACCGTCGAACTCACCCAAGGCGAAACCGTCACCGTCGAAATGACCATCCAACCCCACCAACTCAACGAACTCCACCCCGCCACACTCCTCTTCGCCCTCCTCCACACCCCACCCCAACGCCCCGACCACGAACTCATCGCCGAAGCCGCCACCGCAGCCAAAAACGCCGACACCGCCATCATCGTCGTCGCCACCACCGAACTCACCGAATCCGAAGGCTGGGACCGCACAAACCTCGACCTACCCGGACGACAAAACGACCTCGTCACCGCCGTCGCCCAAGCCAACCCCAACACAATCGTCGTCGTCAACGCCGGAAGCCCGGTTACCATGCCCTGGCGCAACGACGTCCCCGCCATCCTGCTGACCTGGTTCCCCGGCCAAGAAGGCGGCCACGCGCTCGCCGATGTGCTGCTCGGAAGCGAGCCGGGCGGTCGACTTCCCGCCACATGGCCCGCCACCACCGAAGACGCTCCGGTACTCAATGCCAAGCCGAATGCAGACGGCGATCTTCACTACGAGGAAGGCGTCTTCATCGGCTACCGCGCATGGGAAAAACGAGGAACTCCCCAGCCGGCCTACTGGTTCGGGCACGGCCTGTCCTACACCACATGGGAATACGAAAGCCTCGCAGTGGAGGGCAACACCGCACGGGTGACCGTGCGCAACAGTGGTTCACGTTCCGGCCGCGAAGTCGTCCAAGTCTACGTGGGGCCTGATGCGGATACGGCAGAGAAAATCGACGGCGGAATAGAAAAACACCGTTTGGCAGGATTCACGACCCTAGAGGCCGCACCGAACGAATCGACAACGGTCGAGGTCGAGCTCGACGAACACGCCTTTGACGTCTTTGACGGAGAATGGACCACCGTCTCCGGGGGTTGGCAGGTATCGGCGGGCCGATCCGTCGCCGACCTACGGGTGAGCCAAGCAATAGTGCAATAAGGACAAGAACGGGGTAATACCTCATCGCGGGGCAAATCTGTAATTAACCCCCGCGACAGTGGTATTTGACGAGATAATAGGTCCCAGCGTCGTGCTGATTCCAAGGGGCGGGACAATGACAATGCGGGTTGGGGATTCCTGCCATATAACCCCAATCCGCATTATCGTCACAACTGTCAGTCCTGCACACGGCTGTACAGACGGCCCGAATGCGGCCCGATTACTTCACAGCGCTGGACTGCGCTTCAGTTTCCGCATCCCCACGACGAACATCCAGAAGCTCATCACTCATGTCCGACTCATGGCCCTCGCCGGAAGCCATGAAATTCTCGACCGCGTCGCCGATCTTCGTACCGCGCACCTTCTCAGTGGCAGTATTGGCCGCTTGGGTGGCCTGAACCTTGACCGCGTCCGTAACCTGCTGTACTTTCTCGTTTTCCATCTGCTGATTGACCCAGCCGGTAATCTGATCGTAGCGTTCCCGACCAGCACGAGCCCCTAGGACGTAACCCACGGCAAAACCAGCAGCGATCCACAGTTTGCGCATCTTAAACTCCCTTTCTATTCAATGAACCGTCACGATACACGTAAGCGATATTTTTCCTTATACCCGGCAAAATTGTGCTATTGTCACCGATTTTCCCTCCCCTGTGTTCACTGTGACCGATGCTAGAACGCGCTCGCCAAGCGGTGGCGTCTCGATGCCTTGCTGGACACCCGATCCGGTACCGCTGACGGCAAAACTACGACACGACTCTGAGCGGTGCGATACTGATCGGTAAACACCCCTCGCCAGACCTGTACGACCACCCTTAGCCCCAGACCATATAGGGCCTACCTTTGTTATAACCCCAGTCACACACCCCCGTTTTGGAACGCGGAACTGAATGCTGTACTCTTGTTTGTGGTTCGGGCGGAAGAGCCGCTGAACCAGGGATGATCCCCGATAGCTCAATGGCAGAGCATTCGACTGTTAATCGAAGGGTTGTTGGTTCGAGTCCAACTCGGGGAGCCAATACAAAGTAAAACCCGAGGTCAAGAGCTTCTAACTGAAGTTCCTGACCTCGGGTTTCTTGTTATGGACAACATTCAGGCAACATTGTGTTAGCTATTCTGCTTCCCACAGTCAAGAGAAGACTTCGGCAACCTCGTCCAGACGATCGGGAAACAGGGGCCCATAAATGGGCTCTTCGGAGTTTAGCGGGGTGTGGTTGGTGGAAAAGAACGAAGGTGCCTCATTGTTGATGTGTGAAAAAACGACAAAAAAGCACCTTCGTTACGTCTGATTCTAGCAAGATCGTCCAGGCGCTTGTAGGGTTCAAGGATGTTCGTGTTGTACAGTACGAACGTCATGGCCCGCACGTCGACTTGGTTATCGAGCAGGTGGTGGATCATCCGTTGTGTTCCGACTGTGGCGGTCGGGCACGAGTTAAGGAACGTCCCCTAGCGCGCTATATCGATCTTCCGGTGTACGGGCAAGCGATGCGGTTGGTGTGGCGTAAACATCGGATGTGGTGTCCCAGCACGGCATGCCCTAGACGTTCCTGGGTGCTTACGGATCCGCGTATCGCTGGGGCCTCGAGTCGTGTGACGACCCGAGCCGCGAAATGGGCCACCGTCCAGGTGGGGAAGGGCCGTACCGTCAGTGAGGTCGCCACCGAGCTCGGCTGCGACTGGCACACGATCAACGATGCCGTCACCACCTACGGTGGAGCACTACTCGACGCCGACCGCAAACGGTTGAACAAGACCACTGCGATTGGTTTGGATGAAACCAGTTTCATGCGCCTGACCAATCGACACACCAGCTACGTCACGACCGTCTGCGATGTCGACCACCACCAGATCATTGACCTGCTTCCCAGTCGTGATTTCGTTGATGTGGCAGCGTATATCAATGAGCGATCGGTCGCATGGAAGCGGCGCCTCCGCTATGGCGCGTTGGATATGTCGGCCGCCTACGCTGCTGTGTATAACGTGATGCTTCCCAACGTTGTCCAAGTGGTCGATGCGTTCCACGTGGTGGCGTTGACCAACCGGGCGTTGGACGCGGTACGCCGTCGGGTACAACACGAACAGACAGGTCATCGTGGACGCAAACATGACCCGCTCTACCGGGCCCGACGGGTACTGTTGGTGGGCGAAGAACGCCTGACCGACACAGCCGCCCAGCGACTGTCGTCGCTTCTGGCACTGGGCGACCCTCATGCTGAGGTAGCAATTGCCTACCGGGTCAAAGAGCGAATACGTGATTTCTACCGGGAGGCAAACCCTGACACGGCACGGGTGATGATGACCGATCTAGTGGCCCACTGCCGTCACCACGCGATGCCGCCCGAACTACAGAGACTGGGCCGGACCCTCCAGCGTTGGCGCGACAAGATCTGCAACTACCATCACGCTCGGGTTAGTAACGGCCCTACCGAGGCTTTGAACAACCTGATTAAACGCATCAAACGGATCGGGTTTGGATTCACCAACTTCCACAACTACCGCATCCGGGCCCTGCTGTATGCCGGCAAACCCAACTGGCGAGTCCTCGGCTCCATCACCATTAAATAAACCGCACCCCGCTAAACTCCGAAGAGCCCATAAATGTCCAGTGTCATCGTCGCTGTCGAGTGACCAAACATCGTTTGGACCACTTTCACGTCGGCATTCGAAGAGATCGCCAATGATGCGGCCGTATAACGTACCGTTCAAGATACACGCCACTACGGTCCCAGCTTTTGCTACAACTTGATTCAGATCGCTGAACCCGACCACCCACCGGATACTTCAAGACCTCCACGTGCGTGGAAAGCAGATTCCCTGAACTGCGATTTTATAAGCCCCATTGTACGTTTTGGCATTGAACCAATCTCATAAGCACCGCTCCGTAGATCTACTGATGCTCAATAGCATACTACTCGCATGTCAGTCCAATCTGCAATAGTAGATGGTAATTCACATGCAAACCCTTTGGGGGAAATCTAAATGGGCTCATCGCCGATCGACTTGGACGTCTGGGGAAAGTCCCGTGGCTCCGCCGTCGAGATAGGCCGCGTTGAGACGTATCCGCTTGCGTGCCACCTACAAGATACAGCGGCCTTCACAGGTCAAATTTGGGACGGCTACTTGTCGCACCGAATCCGACATTGGTTGTCCGAACAATTGAAACAGTCGGAAGATGATTGCAGACGTTTCCTGATGCTATTGGCAGGTCTGCACGACATTTGAAAATCATGCCCCGGATTCCATCATCGCGAGGGCGACGGATTGTCCGCACCGCCTGGCTACCCCATCGATGGCAAGGAGTCTAATCACGGATATTCCGGACAAATATGGCTCGGTGGAGCACTACGCATGAAGTTCGATTGGCCCAG
It encodes the following:
- a CDS encoding beta-glucosidase, with the protein product MHDNTTTVDQALARLTLEQKISLLSGIDNWRLQALPHIGLRTITLSDGPIGVRGRYWTSADPSLALPSPTAQAATWDTTLIRRIGHLLAQEAHRKNVDVLLAPTVNMQRTPLGGRHFENFSEDPYLTGRIGTAYVTGVQEGGIATTMKHYVANDAETERFTVNNIIDQRTLRETYLRPFEMITRHARPWGLMTAYNSVNGTTMTSHQPLMNLIRHECGFDGFNVSDWTAARDAEHNIEAGLDLAMPGPNTPYNQHLATEIRAGNIDINHLDTAVRHVLTLAARVGALDGTNTTTPPEIPQPETFLRSIARQSFVLARNDNNTLPLNRNDPGKIALIGPAAREARVLGGGSATVFPTHIVSPLDGLTHALGDNTIDYHQGVDLTEELSPASEGAELTVTAVAKDGHRSTPEPIPDGDVRWTGHIPGNMDNTTFDHAVINGTITATTSGTHEFGTRGIGKLSLTVAGKTLYNGDYQPDISDPLESLFGPAVPRGTVELTQGETVTVEMTIQPHQLNELHPATLLFALLHTPPQRPDHELIAEAATAAKNADTAIIVVATTELTESEGWDRTNLDLPGRQNDLVTAVAQANPNTIVVVNAGSPVTMPWRNDVPAILLTWFPGQEGGHALADVLLGSEPGGRLPATWPATTEDAPVLNAKPNADGDLHYEEGVFIGYRAWEKRGTPQPAYWFGHGLSYTTWEYESLAVEGNTARVTVRNSGSRSGREVVQVYVGPDADTAEKIDGGIEKHRLAGFTTLEAAPNESTTVEVELDEHAFDVFDGEWTTVSGGWQVSAGRSVADLRVSQAIVQ
- a CDS encoding HD domain-containing protein; translated protein: MGSSPIDLDVWGKSRGSAVEIGRVETYPLACHLQDTAAFTGQIWDGYLSHRIRHWLSEQLKQSEDDCRRFLMLLAGLHDI
- a CDS encoding ISL3 family transposase; this encodes MKKRQKSTFVTSDSSKIVQALVGFKDVRVVQYERHGPHVDLVIEQVVDHPLCSDCGGRARVKERPLARYIDLPVYGQAMRLVWRKHRMWCPSTACPRRSWVLTDPRIAGASSRVTTRAAKWATVQVGKGRTVSEVATELGCDWHTINDAVTTYGGALLDADRKRLNKTTAIGLDETSFMRLTNRHTSYVTTVCDVDHHQIIDLLPSRDFVDVAAYINERSVAWKRRLRYGALDMSAAYAAVYNVMLPNVVQVVDAFHVVALTNRALDAVRRRVQHEQTGHRGRKHDPLYRARRVLLVGEERLTDTAAQRLSSLLALGDPHAEVAIAYRVKERIRDFYREANPDTARVMMTDLVAHCRHHAMPPELQRLGRTLQRWRDKICNYHHARVSNGPTEALNNLIKRIKRIGFGFTNFHNYRIRALLYAGKPNWRVLGSITIK